A genomic region of Thunnus albacares chromosome 4, fThuAlb1.1, whole genome shotgun sequence contains the following coding sequences:
- the ncoa3 gene encoding nuclear receptor coactivator 3 isoform X2 — MSGVGDNSMEPLCSDRKRKLSTCDTPGLGCDKRRREQESKYIEELAELISANLSNIDSFNVKPDKCAILKETVRQIRQIKEQGKSSCSADDVQKADVSSTGQGVIDKDHLGPLLLQALDGFLFVVNREGSIVFVSDNVTQYLQYKQEELINTSVYNIIHDEDREEFHKNLPKSNAPNGPSWGGEAPRQKSHTFNCRMLVNFVHGQSHGMSEERPGGQRYETMQCFALTQPRAMMEEGEDLQSCMICVARRITAVERTERFSTRHELSGKLIEIEQQSSLHTTMRPGWEDLVRRCMQMFLNRSEGQPWSYKRHYQEAFHNGHAETPLYRFSLSDGTPVTAQTRSELCRNPSTNEPHSFLSTHLLQREQNGYRGNQGGGMRPQNMGVNNPNQQMNMGPGGGMGMNRGYGMAEQGNMAQRGVPPYAGGNRMNPMNQMNQMNPMHQMNQMNSMHQMNNMGQMNQMNSMHPMNSPMNSMNQMGPMNQMNQMGHHGMHQQQHQHQQMGQFHGGGGGPGGGGYGMGMTSPPQASPGINGPPHNVMGSPRVRGSPKMGASPFSPGGMNSPMSSSHPGNSGGGGGGTTTFSSSSLNALQAISEGVGNPMPSPLTSPPAHKPDSSPSINSTNPAAGGPCKPGLPAHCDSKSPGSSLGPGGEQQPQQHPHTPTSEGPPDKPDSQASREAGPAGGESNRRVPDNKCHKKLLQLLTSPTDELVPPNHTPSSGPSSTPEAKDGTAGVTSPSSSTGVSSSTGGSHGAVSSSGAAGHFTSQSLQEKHKILHKLLQNGNTPDEVARITAEATGKSSLESGGPEAGAAAPGGVRGSDTKQEQHSPKKEKPHALLHYLLNNDDSKEGGDIKPKLEEMEGRGAQGAGVTSSEPHPMDGKVKLEPSDETETLETILGVPRNSSGFYPEPDSRAGKEVGNKQGNMPDSLHDGERGPMPPSQRGAYQRALSMDAKPMGGEGAVGGGLAGRRNVPCPTLVKQENMDAPIRPGGAPNGFTGGMGVCPPRGNPTRGMGRGMGMPQRPPMAGPGDWGMPRSSGPVAGPGHPGMSRSGPMGGPMINRSNSVPANTRSMLQQQLMDMGANESSMGMSPFGGHGPPPQSPSWPDSAMGMDRPRTNTNREQFGHPLDELLGPLANSEGPSDERALLDQLDSLLNTADVIALQEIDRALGIPEIVGQTHGPEGHQQGQDQGQGQCPPSEPFPGPDSSIGMDQKPMYSQGYPGPPGPPSMGMQPGYGGNTMQGQSPAGFNPMMNQMGQTGGFPGMAGMGAMGNPRANIRPRMMTATKPLRLQLQQRLQGQQFMNQTRQGMKMENAPGGNPAMRPGMQPGMQPGMQPAGMGGQPGFLNAQMMAQRSREMMTMQMKRQRMMMLMQQAQGAAGGFSPPPNVTAPGGMDSPMGGPPMNQPGQQGFNYGGNYGMNQQGDPSFMAPGSSPSGNMMTGRMGGPPQSNMMPGMQGNPQGGPMYASGDMKGWPQGGMPRNNSYPQQQFPQQANQGQFGPMMMNNSMGRPGPVSGASAGQMGQMPGQMQGQMQGQMGMNPMGMGRMPMGPDQKYC; from the exons GAAAAAGCTCTTGCAGTGCTGACGATGTCCAGAAGGCAGATGTGTCCTCTACTGGTCAAGGGGTCATTGACAAGGACCATCTGGGACCGCTGCTCCTACAG GCCCTGGATGGGTTTCTGTTTGTGGTGAACCGAGAGGGCAGCATTGTATTTGTGTCAGATAATGTGACACAGTACCTGCAGTACAAGCAGGAGGAGCTGATCAACACCAGCGTATACAACATCATCCACGATGAGGACAGGGAGGAGTTTCACAAGAATCTGCCCAAGTCTAATG CACCAAATGGGCCATCGTGGGGTGGAGAGGCACCCCGGCAGAAGAGCCACACGTTCAACTGTCGTATGCTGGTGAACTTTGTCCATGGTCAAAGCCATGGGATGTCAGAAGAGAGGCCTGGTGGCCAGCGATATGAGACCATGCAGTGTTTTGCCCTCACTCAGCCCCGGGCCATgatggaggagggagaag ATTTGCAGTCATGTATGATCTGTGTGGCACGACGCATCACTGCAgtggagaggacagagaggttTAGCACTCGCCATGAACTGTCTG GTAAACTTATTGAAATTGAACAGCAGAGCTCTCTTCACACCACTATGCGCCCTGGCTGGGAGGACCTGGTGAGGCGCTGCATGCAGATGTTCCTCAATCGAAGCGAGGGACAACCCTGGTCCTACAAACGCCACTATCAAGAAG CTTTCCATAATGGCCATGCAGAGACCCCGCTCTACCGCTTCTCACTCTCAGATGGCACTCCGGTTACAGCCCAGACCAGGAGTGAGCTCTGCAGGAATCCCAGCACCAATGAACCGCActcttttctctccacacaCTTGCTTCAAAG AGAGCAGAATGGTTATCGTGGAAACCAAGGTGGAGGCATGAGGCCTCAAAACATGGGTGTGAACAACCCCAACCAACAGATGAACATGGGCCCAGGAGGGGGCATGGGCATGAACAGGGGCTACGGCATGGCTGAACAGGGAAACATGGCACAAAGAGGCGTGCCTCCGTACGCTGGGGGTAACCGCATGAATCCCATGAACCAGATGAATCAAATGAACCCCATGCACCAGATGAATCAAATGAATTCCATGCATCAGATGAACAACATGGgtcaaatgaatcaaatgaattCCATGCATCCGATGAACTCCCCTATGAACTCGATGAACCAAATGGGGCCCATGAATCAGATGAATCAGATGGGCCACCATGGCatgcatcagcagcagcaccaacATCAGCAGATGGGTCAGTTCcatggaggtggaggtggaccTGGAGGCGGAGGGTATGGGATGGGAATGACCAGTCCCCCCCAGGCCAGTCCAGGAATTAACGGCCCCCCACACAATGTCATGGGCTCACCCCGAGTCCGAGGAAGCCCCAAGATGGGTGCCAGCCCCTTCTCTCCAGGAG GTATGAACTCTCCAATGAGCTCCAGTCACCCTGGTAACTctggaggcggaggaggagggacCACCAccttctccagcagctccttGAATGCCCTCCAAGCCATCAGCGAGGGAGTGGGCAATCCAATGCCCTCCCCCCTTACTTCTCCTCCCGCACACAAGCCTGACAGCTCGCCAAGCATCAACTCCACCAACCCGGCAGCAGGAGGACCCTGTAAACCGGGCCTCCCAGCCCACTGTGACTCCAAGAGCCCAGGCAGCTCACTGGGGCCTGGAGGAGAGCAGCAACCTCAGCAGCATCCACACACCCCCACCAGCGAGGGCCCTCCTGACAAGCCAGACAGCCAGGCAAGCAGAGAAGCGGGACCGGCCGGGGGAGAATCCAACCGACGAGTACCTGACAACAAGTGCCACAAGAAGCTTCTGCAGCTCCTCACCTCCCCTACAGATGAGCTGGTGCCACCTAATCACACACCAAGCTCTGGGCCCAGCTCCACACCTGAGGCTAAAGACGGAACAGCTGGCGTCACCAGCCCCTCCTCCTCAACAGGAGTGTCTTCCTCTACAGGCGGGAGTCACGGTGCAGTGTCCTCTTCCGGTGCCGCAGGACATTTCACAAGTCAGTCACTACAGGAGAAGCACAAGATCCTCCACAAGCTTCTGCAGAATGGGAACACTCCCGACGAAGTGGCTCGCATCACAGCTGAGGCCACTGGGAAGAGCAGCTTGGAGTCAGGGGGACCGGAAGCTGGGGCTGCAGCTCCTGGAGGGGTTAGGGGATCAGATACAAAGCAGGAGCAGCACAGCCCTAAGAAGGAGAAGCCCCACGCACTCCTTCACTACCTCCTCAATAACGACGACTCTAAAGAGGGTGGTGATATCAAGCCAAagctggaggagatggaggggaggggagcTCAGGGGGCAGGGGTCACCAGCTCTGAGCCCCACCCAATGGATGGCAAGGTGAAGTTGGAGCCATCTGATGAG ACGGAGACCCTGGAGACCATTCTGGGTGTTCCCAGGAACAGCTCTGGCTTCTACCCTGAACCAGACTCCAGAGCAGGGAAGGAAGTGGGaaacaaacagggaaatatgccTGACAGTTTACATG atGGGGAGAGAGGCCCTATGCCTCCAAGTCAGCGAGGCGCCTATCAAAGAGCTTTGTCCATGGATGCCAAGCCCATGGGTGGAGAGGGAGCAGTTGGAGGCGGGCTGGCTGGGAGAAGAAATGTCCCCTGTCCCACATTGGTCAAACAGGAGAACATGGATGCTCCGATCCGACCTGGAGGGGCACCCAATGGCTTTACCGGAGGCATGGGTGTATGTCCACCACGAGGCAATCCAACAA GAGGTATGGGCAGAGGAATGGGAATGCCCCAGCGCCCTCCCATGGCAGGGCCAGGGGACTGGGGGATGCCAAGGTCCAGCGGCCCTGTGGCCGGACCAGGCCACCCAGGCATGAGTCGCTCTGGTCCAATGGGAGGACCCATGATCAACCGCTCCAACAGTGTGCCCGCTAACACCAGATCTATGCTGCAACAGCAACTCATGGATATGG GTGCCAATGAAAGCAGTATGGGTATGAGCCCGTTTGGTGGACACGGGCCCCCACCTCAGTCCCCCTCTTGGCCAGACTCTGCCATGGGAATGGACAGACCAAGGACTAACACAAACAG GGAGCAGTTTGGGCACCCCCTGGATGAGCTCCTAGGGCCCCTCGCCAACAGTGAGGGCCCAAGTGATGAACGGGCActtctggaccagctggactCTCTGCTCAACACAGCTGATGTCATTGCTCTGCAAGAGATAGACCGAGCCCTAGGCATCCCTGAAATTGTAGGCCAG ACCCATGGACCTGAGGGCCACCAGCAGGGTCAGGATCAAGGCCAGGGTCAGTGCCCGCCGTCAGAGCCTTTCCCAGGGCCGGACTCCTCCATAGGCATGGACCAAAAACCCATGTATAGCCAAGGCTATCCCGGGCCCCCAGGCCCCCCCTCCATGGGCATGCAGCCCGGTTATGGTGGAAACACAATGCAGGGCCAGTCTCCTGCAGGCTTCAACCCCATGATGAATCAAATGGGCCAGACTGGGGGCTTCCCCGGCATGGCGGGCATGGGTGCTATGGGCAACCCCCGCGCAAACATAAGACCTCGTATGATGACTGCCACCAAGCCTCTCCGACTGCAGCTACAGCAGAGACTACAAGGACAGCAG TTTATGAACCAGACCCGACAAGGCATGAAGATGGAAAATGCCCCTGGTGGAAACCCTGCCATGCGTCCAGGCATGCAACCTGGTATGCAGCCTGGCATGCAGCCTGCAGGCATGGGTGGTCAG CCTGGTTTCCTGAACGCCCAGATGATGGCTCAGCGGAGCAGGGAGATGATGACCATGCAGATGAAGAGGCAGcggatgatgatgctgatgcaGCAGGCGCAGGGCGCAGCAGGAGGCTTCAGCCCTCCCCCAAATGTCACAGCACCAGGAGGCATGGACAGCCCCATGGGAGGCCCCCCCATGAACCAGCCTGGACAGCAGGGATTCAACTATGGAGGTAACTATG GGATGAACCAACAGGGGGACCCATCATTCATGGCTCCAGGTAGCAGCCCATCAGGAAACATGATGACAGGGCGAATGGGAGGTCCTCCTCAGAGCAACATGATGCCAGGGATGCAAGGAAATCCACAGGGAGGGCCCATGTACGCATCAGGAGACATGAAGGGCTGGCCACAGGGTGGCATGCCACGCAACAA CTCATATCCCCAGCAACAGTTCCCCCAGCAGGCCAACCAGGGCCAGTTTGGACCCATGATGATGAACAACTCCATGGGCAGACCTGGGCCGGTCAGCGGGGCCAGTGCAGGCCAGATGGGCCAAATGCCAGGACAGATGCAGGGCCAGATGCAGGGCCAAATGGGCATGAACCCCATGGGAATGGGAAGGATGCCAATGGGACCTGATCAG aAGTATTGCTGA
- the ncoa3 gene encoding nuclear receptor coactivator 3 isoform X3, which produces MSGVGDNSMEPLCSDRKRKLSTCDTPGLGCDKRRREQESKYIEELAELISANLSNIDSFNVKPDKCAILKETVRQIRQIKEQGKSSCSADDVQKADVSSTGQGVIDKDHLGPLLLQALDGFLFVVNREGSIVFVSDNVTQYLQYKQEELINTSVYNIIHDEDREEFHKNLPKSNAPNGPSWGGEAPRQKSHTFNCRMLVNFVHGQSHGMSEERPGGQRYETMQCFALTQPRAMMEEGEDLQSCMICVARRITAVERTERFSTRHELSGKLIEIEQQSSLHTTMRPGWEDLVRRCMQMFLNRSEGQPWSYKRHYQEAFHNGHAETPLYRFSLSDGTPVTAQTRSELCRNPSTNEPHSFLSTHLLQREQNGYRGNQGGGMRPQNMGVNNPNQQMNMGPGGGMGMNRGYGMAEQGNMAQRGVPPYAGGNRMNPMNQMNQMNPMHQMNQMNSMHQMNNMGQMNQMNSMHPMNSPMNSMNQMGPMNQMNQMGHHGMHQQQHQHQQMGQFHGGGGGPGGGGYGMGMTSPPQASPGINGPPHNVMGSPRVRGSPKMGASPFSPGGMNSPMSSSHPGNSGGGGGGTTTFSSSSLNALQAISEGVGNPMPSPLTSPPAHKPDSSPSINSTNPAAGGPCKPGLPAHCDSKSPGSSLGPGGEQQPQQHPHTPTSEGPPDKPDSQASREAGPAGGESNRRVPDNKCHKKLLQLLTSPTDELVPPNHTPSSGPSSTPEAKDGTAGVTSPSSSTGVSSSTGGSHGAVSSSGAAGHFTSQSLQEKHKILHKLLQNGNTPDEVARITAEATGKSSLESGGPEAGAAAPGGVRGSDTKQEQHSPKKEKPHALLHYLLNNDDSKEGGDIKPKLEEMEGRGAQGAGVTSSEPHPMDGKVKLEPSDETETLETILGVPRNSSGFYPEPDSRAGKEVGNKQGNMPDSLHDGERGPMPPSQRGAYQRALSMDAKPMGGEGAVGGGLAGRRNVPCPTLVKQENMDAPIRPGGAPNGFTGGMGVCPPRGNPTRGMGRGMGMPQRPPMAGPGDWGMPRSSGPVAGPGHPGMSRSGPMGGPMINRSNSVPANTRSMLQQQLMDMGANESSMGMSPFGGHGPPPQSPSWPDSAMGMDRPRTNTNREQFGHPLDELLGPLANSEGPSDERALLDQLDSLLNTADVIALQEIDRALGIPEITHGPEGHQQGQDQGQGQCPPSEPFPGPDSSIGMDQKPMYSQGYPGPPGPPSMGMQPGYGGNTMQGQSPAGFNPMMNQMGQTGGFPGMAGMGAMGNPRANIRPRMMTATKPLRLQLQQRLQGQQFMNQTRQGMKMENAPGGNPAMRPGMQPGMQPGMQPAGMGGQPGFLNAQMMAQRSREMMTMQMKRQRMMMLMQQAQGAAGGFSPPPNVTAPGGMDSPMGGPPMNQPGQQGFNYGGNYGMNQQGDPSFMAPGSSPSGNMMTGRMGGPPQSNMMPGMQGNPQGGPMYASGDMKGWPQGGMPRNKSSSSYPQQQFPQQANQGQFGPMMMNNSMGRPGPVSGASAGQMGQMPGQMQGQMQGQMGMNPMGMGRMPMGPDQKYC; this is translated from the exons GAAAAAGCTCTTGCAGTGCTGACGATGTCCAGAAGGCAGATGTGTCCTCTACTGGTCAAGGGGTCATTGACAAGGACCATCTGGGACCGCTGCTCCTACAG GCCCTGGATGGGTTTCTGTTTGTGGTGAACCGAGAGGGCAGCATTGTATTTGTGTCAGATAATGTGACACAGTACCTGCAGTACAAGCAGGAGGAGCTGATCAACACCAGCGTATACAACATCATCCACGATGAGGACAGGGAGGAGTTTCACAAGAATCTGCCCAAGTCTAATG CACCAAATGGGCCATCGTGGGGTGGAGAGGCACCCCGGCAGAAGAGCCACACGTTCAACTGTCGTATGCTGGTGAACTTTGTCCATGGTCAAAGCCATGGGATGTCAGAAGAGAGGCCTGGTGGCCAGCGATATGAGACCATGCAGTGTTTTGCCCTCACTCAGCCCCGGGCCATgatggaggagggagaag ATTTGCAGTCATGTATGATCTGTGTGGCACGACGCATCACTGCAgtggagaggacagagaggttTAGCACTCGCCATGAACTGTCTG GTAAACTTATTGAAATTGAACAGCAGAGCTCTCTTCACACCACTATGCGCCCTGGCTGGGAGGACCTGGTGAGGCGCTGCATGCAGATGTTCCTCAATCGAAGCGAGGGACAACCCTGGTCCTACAAACGCCACTATCAAGAAG CTTTCCATAATGGCCATGCAGAGACCCCGCTCTACCGCTTCTCACTCTCAGATGGCACTCCGGTTACAGCCCAGACCAGGAGTGAGCTCTGCAGGAATCCCAGCACCAATGAACCGCActcttttctctccacacaCTTGCTTCAAAG AGAGCAGAATGGTTATCGTGGAAACCAAGGTGGAGGCATGAGGCCTCAAAACATGGGTGTGAACAACCCCAACCAACAGATGAACATGGGCCCAGGAGGGGGCATGGGCATGAACAGGGGCTACGGCATGGCTGAACAGGGAAACATGGCACAAAGAGGCGTGCCTCCGTACGCTGGGGGTAACCGCATGAATCCCATGAACCAGATGAATCAAATGAACCCCATGCACCAGATGAATCAAATGAATTCCATGCATCAGATGAACAACATGGgtcaaatgaatcaaatgaattCCATGCATCCGATGAACTCCCCTATGAACTCGATGAACCAAATGGGGCCCATGAATCAGATGAATCAGATGGGCCACCATGGCatgcatcagcagcagcaccaacATCAGCAGATGGGTCAGTTCcatggaggtggaggtggaccTGGAGGCGGAGGGTATGGGATGGGAATGACCAGTCCCCCCCAGGCCAGTCCAGGAATTAACGGCCCCCCACACAATGTCATGGGCTCACCCCGAGTCCGAGGAAGCCCCAAGATGGGTGCCAGCCCCTTCTCTCCAGGAG GTATGAACTCTCCAATGAGCTCCAGTCACCCTGGTAACTctggaggcggaggaggagggacCACCAccttctccagcagctccttGAATGCCCTCCAAGCCATCAGCGAGGGAGTGGGCAATCCAATGCCCTCCCCCCTTACTTCTCCTCCCGCACACAAGCCTGACAGCTCGCCAAGCATCAACTCCACCAACCCGGCAGCAGGAGGACCCTGTAAACCGGGCCTCCCAGCCCACTGTGACTCCAAGAGCCCAGGCAGCTCACTGGGGCCTGGAGGAGAGCAGCAACCTCAGCAGCATCCACACACCCCCACCAGCGAGGGCCCTCCTGACAAGCCAGACAGCCAGGCAAGCAGAGAAGCGGGACCGGCCGGGGGAGAATCCAACCGACGAGTACCTGACAACAAGTGCCACAAGAAGCTTCTGCAGCTCCTCACCTCCCCTACAGATGAGCTGGTGCCACCTAATCACACACCAAGCTCTGGGCCCAGCTCCACACCTGAGGCTAAAGACGGAACAGCTGGCGTCACCAGCCCCTCCTCCTCAACAGGAGTGTCTTCCTCTACAGGCGGGAGTCACGGTGCAGTGTCCTCTTCCGGTGCCGCAGGACATTTCACAAGTCAGTCACTACAGGAGAAGCACAAGATCCTCCACAAGCTTCTGCAGAATGGGAACACTCCCGACGAAGTGGCTCGCATCACAGCTGAGGCCACTGGGAAGAGCAGCTTGGAGTCAGGGGGACCGGAAGCTGGGGCTGCAGCTCCTGGAGGGGTTAGGGGATCAGATACAAAGCAGGAGCAGCACAGCCCTAAGAAGGAGAAGCCCCACGCACTCCTTCACTACCTCCTCAATAACGACGACTCTAAAGAGGGTGGTGATATCAAGCCAAagctggaggagatggaggggaggggagcTCAGGGGGCAGGGGTCACCAGCTCTGAGCCCCACCCAATGGATGGCAAGGTGAAGTTGGAGCCATCTGATGAG ACGGAGACCCTGGAGACCATTCTGGGTGTTCCCAGGAACAGCTCTGGCTTCTACCCTGAACCAGACTCCAGAGCAGGGAAGGAAGTGGGaaacaaacagggaaatatgccTGACAGTTTACATG atGGGGAGAGAGGCCCTATGCCTCCAAGTCAGCGAGGCGCCTATCAAAGAGCTTTGTCCATGGATGCCAAGCCCATGGGTGGAGAGGGAGCAGTTGGAGGCGGGCTGGCTGGGAGAAGAAATGTCCCCTGTCCCACATTGGTCAAACAGGAGAACATGGATGCTCCGATCCGACCTGGAGGGGCACCCAATGGCTTTACCGGAGGCATGGGTGTATGTCCACCACGAGGCAATCCAACAA GAGGTATGGGCAGAGGAATGGGAATGCCCCAGCGCCCTCCCATGGCAGGGCCAGGGGACTGGGGGATGCCAAGGTCCAGCGGCCCTGTGGCCGGACCAGGCCACCCAGGCATGAGTCGCTCTGGTCCAATGGGAGGACCCATGATCAACCGCTCCAACAGTGTGCCCGCTAACACCAGATCTATGCTGCAACAGCAACTCATGGATATGG GTGCCAATGAAAGCAGTATGGGTATGAGCCCGTTTGGTGGACACGGGCCCCCACCTCAGTCCCCCTCTTGGCCAGACTCTGCCATGGGAATGGACAGACCAAGGACTAACACAAACAG GGAGCAGTTTGGGCACCCCCTGGATGAGCTCCTAGGGCCCCTCGCCAACAGTGAGGGCCCAAGTGATGAACGGGCActtctggaccagctggactCTCTGCTCAACACAGCTGATGTCATTGCTCTGCAAGAGATAGACCGAGCCCTAGGCATCCCTGAAATT ACCCATGGACCTGAGGGCCACCAGCAGGGTCAGGATCAAGGCCAGGGTCAGTGCCCGCCGTCAGAGCCTTTCCCAGGGCCGGACTCCTCCATAGGCATGGACCAAAAACCCATGTATAGCCAAGGCTATCCCGGGCCCCCAGGCCCCCCCTCCATGGGCATGCAGCCCGGTTATGGTGGAAACACAATGCAGGGCCAGTCTCCTGCAGGCTTCAACCCCATGATGAATCAAATGGGCCAGACTGGGGGCTTCCCCGGCATGGCGGGCATGGGTGCTATGGGCAACCCCCGCGCAAACATAAGACCTCGTATGATGACTGCCACCAAGCCTCTCCGACTGCAGCTACAGCAGAGACTACAAGGACAGCAG TTTATGAACCAGACCCGACAAGGCATGAAGATGGAAAATGCCCCTGGTGGAAACCCTGCCATGCGTCCAGGCATGCAACCTGGTATGCAGCCTGGCATGCAGCCTGCAGGCATGGGTGGTCAG CCTGGTTTCCTGAACGCCCAGATGATGGCTCAGCGGAGCAGGGAGATGATGACCATGCAGATGAAGAGGCAGcggatgatgatgctgatgcaGCAGGCGCAGGGCGCAGCAGGAGGCTTCAGCCCTCCCCCAAATGTCACAGCACCAGGAGGCATGGACAGCCCCATGGGAGGCCCCCCCATGAACCAGCCTGGACAGCAGGGATTCAACTATGGAGGTAACTATG GGATGAACCAACAGGGGGACCCATCATTCATGGCTCCAGGTAGCAGCCCATCAGGAAACATGATGACAGGGCGAATGGGAGGTCCTCCTCAGAGCAACATGATGCCAGGGATGCAAGGAAATCCACAGGGAGGGCCCATGTACGCATCAGGAGACATGAAGGGCTGGCCACAGGGTGGCATGCCACGCAACAA gTCCTCCAGCTCATATCCCCAGCAACAGTTCCCCCAGCAGGCCAACCAGGGCCAGTTTGGACCCATGATGATGAACAACTCCATGGGCAGACCTGGGCCGGTCAGCGGGGCCAGTGCAGGCCAGATGGGCCAAATGCCAGGACAGATGCAGGGCCAGATGCAGGGCCAAATGGGCATGAACCCCATGGGAATGGGAAGGATGCCAATGGGACCTGATCAG aAGTATTGCTGA